The window CCCGGGAGCCGGACGTCACCGCGGCTCACCAGAAGAGCCGCTTCGGCATTCCCGGGCTCGACGACATGCTGCGGGGCGGCGTGCCCCCGGCCTCGGTGACGGCGCTGCTCGGCGCACCCGGCAGTGGAAAGACCTTGCTCGGGCTCCACCTGCTGGCCGAGGGGCTGAGGACGGGTCAGCGCTGTCTCTACTTCGGCTTCTACGAGACGCCCTCCCGGCTCCTCTGCAAGGCCGAGGGCGTGGGCCTGCGGCTGCGCGAGCATGTGGAGACCGGCCGGCTGGAGGTGCAGTGGCGTCAGCCCACCGAGCAGTTCCTCGACTCCATCGCCGCGCAGTTGGTGGAGGGGGTGCAGCGCCAGAAGGCGCAGCGGCTGGTCATCGACGGGATGGACGGACTGCTGGAGGCGGCGGCGTACCCGGAGCGCTTCACCACCTTCTTCACCGCGCTGAGCAACGAGCTGCGCGCGCTCCAGGTGACCACCACCATCTCCATGGAGACGTCCTTCGGCGGCCCCCATCTCGACCTCGCCCCCGTGGGCCTGTCGGCTGGCGTGGATAACATCGTCTTCATGCGCTATGTGGAGCTCCGCTCGCAGCTCCACCGGCTCATCTCCATCCTCAAGGTCCGTGAGAGCGACTATGACCCGTCCCTCCGCGAGTTCTACATCACCTCGCGGGGGCTCGAGGTGGCGGACTCGAGCGAGAGCGTGGAGGCGGTGTTCGGCCAGCTGGCGGGGCCGTACGGAAGTGGGCCCGTGGGCAGACCTGGCCCGAAACCCTCGCTTCCTGGCTCCGCACCGAAAAACTCCGGAGAGGACGCATGAGTCAGGTCATCATCGTCGATGACGAGCCAGACATCGCGAACGTCCTGGGGGAGCTCCTTGGCGAGGAGGGGTTGGACGTGCGTGTCGTGCACGACGGCCGCCAGGCCCTGGAGGCCATGGTGGAGAGGCTTCCGGACCTGCTCATCACCGACTTGATGATGCCCCGGATGGACGGGCACACGTTGATTCGTGAGATGCGGGGCAATGCGGCGCTCCGGCACATCCCCATCGTGGTGATGAGCGCCGGGCTGCTGGACAAGAGTCTTCTCGCCCCCGACATCCGCTTCGTGCCCAAGCCTTTCGAACTTTCCGAGATGTTCGATCGGGTGTTCGAGATGCTCGCGAAACGGGGCGGCTCTCGGTGAGCCGCCCGCGCGGGCTGGCGCTAAGTGACCGTGAAAATTGTATATCCAGTACTCCAGGAATAAGGTGCGCTCCTCCCCTGCCGTGGAGGAACCCCCATGCCGTCACCCGTCACTGGAGTTCTCGCAGCCGCCGCAGCGCTCGCCCTCTCACCTCTCGTTGCCCGGGCAGCAGCCCCCGAGGAGGGGCCGTCCCGTCCGTCCGTCCTCCTGGCCCGGGTGTCGTTCAAGTCCCGGGTGGACCTGGATCGACTCGCCGAGACGCTGGACCTCAGCGCGGCGGTGGATCATGAAAAGAAGACCGTGGAGGCGGTCCTCTCGCCCGAGGAGTACGACGCGCTGGTGAAAGAGGGCCGCCGCGTGGAGATCCTCGAGGAACAGACGCGGATCCTGAACGAGCCACGCGCGGGGTGGATGTCCCTGGCCGGCGGGATTCCCGGCTACTCGTGCTACCGCACGGTGGACGAGAGCTACGCCGCCATGGCGCAGCTGCCCATCACCTACCCGAACCTCGCCGCGTGGAATGACATCGGCGACACCTGGGACAAGGTGACGGCGGGAGGCAAGCCGGGAGATGACCTGCGGGTGTTGGTGCTGACGAACAAGGCGCGCTCGGGCGCCAAGGCGCGGTTCTTCCTGATGGGCGGCATCCACGCCCGCGAGTACACGACGGCGGAGCTGGCCACGCGCTTCGCCGAGCAGCTCGCGAGCCGCTACGGCACGGACCCGGATGTCACCTGGCTGCTCGACTACTCCGAGCTGCACGTCGTGGTGCAGTCCAACCCGGACGGTCGCCGCATCGCGGAGACGGGATTGTCCAAGCGCAAGAACACCAACACCAGCGAGGGCTCCTGCTCCACGACGACGTACGGAGTGGATCTCAACCGCAACAGCAGCTTCGACTGGGGTGGCGCGGGCGCGAGCAGTAGCGTGTGCAATGACACCTACCGGGGGCGCTCGGCGGCCTCCGAGCCGGAGACGAAGACGCTGGAGAACTACATCCTCTCCCTCTTCCCGGATCAGCGCGGGCCCGCCGCCACGGATCCCGCCCCCGCGGACGCCACGGGCCTGATGCTCAGCCTCCACAGCTACGGCGGTTACGTGCTCTACCCCTGGTCGGCCACCACGGCGGCGGCGCCGAACGCGACCCAGCTGCGCACCCTCGGGCGCAAGTTCAACTACTTCAATGGCTATCAGGCGTGCCAGGTGAGCACGTGCCTGTATTCGGCCTCGGGCTCCACGGACGCCTTCGCCTACGGGCGGCTCGGCGTCGCGGCGTTCACCTTCGAAATGGGAGGAGCCTTCTTCGAGAGCTGCACCACCTTCGAGAACACCATCGTCCCCAAGAACATGCCGGCCCTCTACTACGCCTTCAAGGCGGCGCGGCGGCCGTATCAGGTGGCGGCGGGCCCGGACTCCATCAACCTCGCCCTGTCGGCGAGCACCGTGGCGCAGGGAACCCCGGTGACGCTCACGGCTCGGGCGGACGACACCCGCTACGGCACGAACGGGGGCACGGAAGGCGCGCAGGCCATCGCCGCCGCGCGCTACTCCATCGATGCGCCGTCCTGGGTGTCGGGGACGCCCACGTTCGCACTGAGCGCGGTGGACGGAAGCTTCAACAGCACGGCCGAGTCGGTGCAGGCCACGGTCTTCACCTCTGGCCTGGCACCGGGCCGGCACACGCTCTTCGTGGAGAGCCAGGACGCCAGCGGAAACTGGGGCGTCCCCACCGCCACCTTCTTGAACGTGCAGTAGTTCGTCCCCGCCTCGGAGGCGGGGAGCTTCGTGAGGGGCTCCCCGCTGGTGGTCCCCATCCACCAGGCACCGGGCCGCACGAAGCTCCGCACGCCTGGCTCGTGGTGCTCGGAATGACCACCCTACTGGGTGCCGGCGGGTACGCCAGCACCCGAGGGACTCGGCGCGGAGCATGGCGGCGAGGGCCGCCGCGTCGGCGCCGCATCCTCCTGCCTACTGCGGGCAGGCGTCGAGCACGCAGCC is drawn from Cystobacter fuscus DSM 2262 and contains these coding sequences:
- a CDS encoding M14 family zinc carboxypeptidase; protein product: MPSPVTGVLAAAAALALSPLVARAAAPEEGPSRPSVLLARVSFKSRVDLDRLAETLDLSAAVDHEKKTVEAVLSPEEYDALVKEGRRVEILEEQTRILNEPRAGWMSLAGGIPGYSCYRTVDESYAAMAQLPITYPNLAAWNDIGDTWDKVTAGGKPGDDLRVLVLTNKARSGAKARFFLMGGIHAREYTTAELATRFAEQLASRYGTDPDVTWLLDYSELHVVVQSNPDGRRIAETGLSKRKNTNTSEGSCSTTTYGVDLNRNSSFDWGGAGASSSVCNDTYRGRSAASEPETKTLENYILSLFPDQRGPAATDPAPADATGLMLSLHSYGGYVLYPWSATTAAAPNATQLRTLGRKFNYFNGYQACQVSTCLYSASGSTDAFAYGRLGVAAFTFEMGGAFFESCTTFENTIVPKNMPALYYAFKAARRPYQVAAGPDSINLALSASTVAQGTPVTLTARADDTRYGTNGGTEGAQAIAAARYSIDAPSWVSGTPTFALSAVDGSFNSTAESVQATVFTSGLAPGRHTLFVESQDASGNWGVPTATFLNVQ
- a CDS encoding ATPase domain-containing protein: MGTTTGEKSRRLPTGVAGLDGLLHGGLLRGALYLVNGGPGTGKTVLCSQVVFHRAAAGENVLYVSSFSESHARLLSNLESFSFFDRSLVQSHITLLSSISALESGGLESLLSMLSQAVRTHRASLLVIDSLGPISELASSPFAYRKFLRELATLLSLVGCTTLLITSKPQGPENLELSVADGIIELDLRMRNMRQTRELAVRKFRGSPHLGGQHIFEIGDSGLTVYPRRETLVLPREPDVTAAHQKSRFGIPGLDDMLRGGVPPASVTALLGAPGSGKTLLGLHLLAEGLRTGQRCLYFGFYETPSRLLCKAEGVGLRLREHVETGRLEVQWRQPTEQFLDSIAAQLVEGVQRQKAQRLVIDGMDGLLEAAAYPERFTTFFTALSNELRALQVTTTISMETSFGGPHLDLAPVGLSAGVDNIVFMRYVELRSQLHRLISILKVRESDYDPSLREFYITSRGLEVADSSESVEAVFGQLAGPYGSGPVGRPGPKPSLPGSAPKNSGEDA
- a CDS encoding response regulator; protein product: MSQVIIVDDEPDIANVLGELLGEEGLDVRVVHDGRQALEAMVERLPDLLITDLMMPRMDGHTLIREMRGNAALRHIPIVVMSAGLLDKSLLAPDIRFVPKPFELSEMFDRVFEMLAKRGGSR